A region of Rhodamnia argentea isolate NSW1041297 chromosome 9, ASM2092103v1, whole genome shotgun sequence DNA encodes the following proteins:
- the LOC115748587 gene encoding kiwellin-1-like translates to MKKQVSSRSVVLVLILILCLASAYPSVEAQSCKPSGRIRGRKPPPGQCNTEDDSDCCREGRVYTTYRCSPPTSRQTKATLTLNSFEKGGDGGAPSEYDNKLHSDDTLVVALSTGWFNHRSRCLKHITIYGNGRSVKAMVVDECDSTEGCDAGHDYQPRRCLGSRLGGSRSAAKRLGRT, encoded by the coding sequence ATGAAGAAGCAAGTCAGTTCACGCTCTGTCGTTCTCGTTCTCATTCTCATTCTGTGCCTTGCTTCGGCTTATCCAAGCGTTGAAGCTCAGTCTTGCAAGCCAAGTGGAAGGATTAGGGGACGAAAGCCGCCTCCAGGACAGTGCAACACTGAAGATGACTCTGATTGTTGCCGAGAAGGCCGAGTCTACACTACCTACAGGTGTTCGCCACCGACTTCGCGTCAAACGAAGGCCACCTTAACCCTCAACAGCTTCGAGAAGGGCGGTGACGGCGGCGCACCATCCGAGTACGACAATAAGTTACACTCGGACGACACCCTGGTGGTGGCCTTATCAACAGGGTGGTTCAACCACCGCAGCAGGTGCTTGAAGCATATTACCATCTATGGCAATGGAAGGAGTGTCAAAGCCATGGTTGTTGACGAGTGCGACTCGACAGAGGGCTGCGATGCCGGCCATGATTACCAACCTCGTCGATGCCTCGGAAGCCGTTTGGGAGGCTCTCGGAGTGCCGCGAAACGACTGGGGCGAACTTGA
- the LOC115748647 gene encoding AT-hook motif nuclear-localized protein 9-like, giving the protein MDRRGAMSASYYSQRGASGTGSGAQSFFHGSHGIHPLTSASMPFPSNFGGGSLGSPLSVETSSAIQTHEVSVGPPAVAAAPPGEPVKRKRGRPRKYGPEGTVSLALSSTSVSPPGPTSTPRRGRGRPPGSGRKQQLASAGELLSGSAGMGFTPHIINVAVGEDVAAKITSFSQQGSKAVCVLSANGAVNTVTLRQPSSSGGTITYEGRLEILCLSGSFLLAEDSGSRNRMGGLSISLASPDGRVIGGGVGGMLIAASPVQVIVGSFSWGSSRTKHRKGEGSKARAMNTTSTPPPSQNLTPVSMGVWPDSQPLDIHDHVDIDLMRG; this is encoded by the exons ATGGATCGGAGAGGTGCAATGTCAGCCTCTTATTACAGTCAAAGAGGTGCATCTGGAACTGGTTCCGGAGCACAGTCATTCTTCCATGGTTCACATGGAATTCACCCGTTGACAAGTGCAAGTATGCCTTTTCCGAGCAATTTTGGAGGCGGTTCTTTGGGATCGCCATTGTCTGTGGAGACTTCGTCGGCAATTCAGACTCATGAAGTTAGTGTTGGGCCGCCGGCAGTCGCGGCAGCTCCACCAGGTGAGCCGGTGAAAAGGAAGCGTGGCCGGCCAAGGAAGTATGGTCCTGAAGGGACCGTGTCTTTGGCATTGTCGTCCACGTCGGTCTCTCCCCCAGGACCAACATCCACACCAAGGCGTGGCAGAGGGCGGCCTCCGGGTTCTGGCAGGAAGCAACAGTTAGCTTCCGCAG GTGAACTACTGTCTGGTTCAGCTGGAATGGGTTTTACTCCCCATATAATCAATGTCGCAGTGGGAGAA GACGTAGCTGCGAAAATAACATCTTTTTCACAGCAAGGGTCAAAAGCTGTATGCGTCTTGTCTGCCAATGGTGCTGTAAATACTGTAACTCTACGTCAACCTTCTAGTTCTGGTGGCACCATCACATATGAG GGCCgtttagaaattttgtgtctTTCTGGCTCGTTCTTGCTTGCAGAGGATAGTGGTTCTCGAAATAGAATGGGTGGTCTTAGCATCTCTCTTGCCAGTCCCGATGGTCGTGTCATTGGTGGAGGAGTCGGGGGAATGCTCATAGCTGCAAGTCCTGTTCAG GTAATAGTGGGGAGCTTTTCATGGGGAAGTTCGAGAACCAAGCACCGGAAAGGGGAAGGTTCAAAAGCTCGTGCCATGAAcacgacatcaacgccaccacCAAGTCAAAACCTAACTCCAGTTTCCATGGGGGTTTGGCCGGATTCGCAGCCACTGGACATTCATGATCATGTGGACATTGATCTGATGCGGGGATGA